Genomic DNA from Corylus avellana chromosome ca4, CavTom2PMs-1.0:
ATTGCAAGTATCTCTTTTTTGTTAGAATAGAAAATGTGAAGGTGTTTAGGTTTGGTTTCGTTTTGTGAACACAACTAAACTACATAGGATTTTTCTCAACTGTATTATGGAGAAATATTTGCTGTAACCCAATGCATACCAATTCATTAGAAGTTAAgatcaaataatttttgaaggaaaacgaCTTTATAACACACCTTAAAAGCATTTACTTTTCTGTTTAATTAGAAAACAATTCTATTCTAACATCTTTTGCTTTCTGATTTCcatgtttaaattaaatatgttaattCCTGCAGGCTTATCAAAACTAAAAATCTTTTATGAATCTGTTGTATAGGGGCTTACATGGTggtaaaaatcatcattgaaatGGTACGGATGAAGCTTGCAGGATCGGATGAAGGGATAGGTAGTCTCATAAAAGATCTTGAAGAGCCTTTGGAATCTATAGATCTGAGAATGAACATCATCTCCGAGCCTAGGCATGCAAAGGCCAAAGCTGTTGAGGCAATAGAAACGTTTCGAATCTACATTGAGGTACTTCCAATATTTACCACAATTTTCTAGCTTTCAATAGATCGATGGTAATCATTATCCATTAAACATGGAGGCTTTTAATTGCAGCAAATTCTTATTTAATTGTAGGATGGTTGGCTTAAAGGGTGGGAACTGGACTCCTGTGGAGACTGTTGGGTGAGCGAGGGATGCCTTGCTGACTCTAATGACACACCAGCTTCCATTGATGCTCACATGTACAGGTgccaaagaacaaaaaaagaaaaaaaaaaaaaagaaaaagaaaaaattggaactACAGTTAATTCTGCTTTTGTAATTATCTccataaacttttaaaattctcaaattagtagcatatcaaactttaaaaagtttgcaatgtcacacTTACCTACCGTTAAGGTTTGGGGTTAAATCAAACTGAGTATAGGTGAAATATATATCCCTTATACCctgtattaaaaattatttgaaaaaatatggaACCAACGACTTGGCTGTGGGTTAGCCCGACAgcaaaattttacttttttttattttttatttttttaaaattttaatcctttgttattttttatgtttgagGGTTAATTATTTATTAGGATTTAATAGAGAAACCCGACGGATAGGTAGcattggaaattttttaaagttggataaactaaattgagaatgttttaaatttatgaAGATGATTCCAAAAGCACTTAAAAGCTTAAGTGgagtttcaaaaaaataaaataaaaaggttttatatttcagtatttaattgtatattttagtttttaattgaaaattttatacatAATGCTGCAAATTCAGGGTTAAAGTTTCTGATGAACAACATGGAGAGCATGGTTGGGTTCACCTCCGGCAGAGTATTCACAACCCAAATATTGCTGTTAATATGCAATCCATTGTCCCTGGAGGCTGCCAATCCATGACAAGAGTTCTCAGGGATAAGTAAGCCATTTATCTCCCCCATCATTTTCCacacaaatatttatttattgtagtttgttatatatatgatttatgtTATTGGACCTTTGTAGGTTTCTCGTGGCAAGTGGAATGGATAGAATCCTTGACATCAGTCAGATTGACAAGTTTGCAAAAAACGGACGTATAGGATAAGTTGCAAGCTCCTCTAAAATGAGGGTCAGGATAAAAGCATTGACAACAATTTATCCACCATATAAGTTTGACTCGAATACTGTACGGTGTGGGTGtataccatttttcttttccaataaTATATGAGTCATGAAAAAATAGATAGCAATTTCATGTTTAATATACAGCATGTTTACTTGAATATTAtatatcatgttttttttttatttattttttaaagcagTAAGTTTATTTcagcataattaattaattgcataataggtttttttttttaatttttaattttttttttatatttatatttatttttttatgttataaatCCTTAATAACATGTTTTGATTAATAATTTGAGCATGTTTGACTTGCTGAAAAGTTTTTCCTGATTGTCTTTTTTACTAACATGTTTGGcttgctgaaaaatattttgattaactAAAACATCATATGCAAATTAAACAAAGGTATGTACTGGAAAGCTTTCCCAGCAGACCAAAGATCTTGTATTcatgtttattaaaaaatttctagTTAGAAAGCCAGCAAGCCAAACATGCTACAATCATGAACACACCCTAAAACCAGAAATTTCCAGCAAGCCAAACATGTTCTAAAGAGGAATGAAAAACGAATGAGCCAAGGCTAGGATCTTCATATTcaaggactatatatatataattagaaaaaaaaaggactatatatatatatatatatattatgagggTGATCTGAGGGTGATCCTGGTTTCACTTATAGGCCAGGTAGTACTTGGGCTACACCCCACTTTGCGTGTCGGTTGTGAACGAGGCATAGAGGCCCAATTAGGATCCATTAGACTAATTTCTGGTCCAATACACTACACAATTCATAGCATTGGATATTGAGTCACTGACTTTGCCCAGGTGGCTAGCCCCAAGAGGGAGGTAGCACCTAGGAAGTTTCGAGCTCGAGACTTCAAGGGGTAATATCCCTAGAAGCCGCAAGCCTCCACCACTAGGCCAACCCCTAAATTGGGGTTCATCAActagataattaaataacttGTAATTAATAGTAACCGCATATCCCAGCAATATATAAGCTGCTTCAGTAAGTCCACacaatttaaaacatatatatgcatataaattATACTTAAGAAAACACATATTACAAAAGCCCCGGATACATTTGACCCATATATAAGATCTAGTATATGGGTGCCTGTAATAAGTGGCTTCAATACGACCACACAAAAACTAACATTCATATACAGACTTGCATGATAGAATAAAACACACAGTAACACTCCCGATCTTTTATTGTAGAAGTACATCCTTTTTGTCTATGCGGTAAGGTGAGCACCAATGTCTTTGCTGATATCAATTAGAAGCTGAAGCAATGTATTTGGTTCTGGAACATCCTCCTTCAGCTTCTCGTATTCCAAGCTCCAGTGGACCAAGCTGCCCCCACCCTTGGGAGTAGCTTGAACAATGATTTTGAAGCTCTTGTACTCCTGCAGAAGATCGCCTTCAATCACTTTGAAAGTGACCGACTTGTTTGTATCATCTATTGCTTCAATTTTCTCCTTAGCACCTTTGGCTTGCCCATCTATGATTTCACAAGACaagaaacaatatttaaagatattaattaacATCATGCATGCTATACATTGCCAAGGAAATGAAAGAATAGAATTCCTAAATTACCATGGACATAATCCCAGTAGATGACAGAGCCCTCATTGCCCCAATCACCTTCATGCAAAGCACAACCCTGCACTTTGTCAGGGCAGACATTGGATATGTGGTGTGGCCTGCCACTTAAAAGCTCATGAAACTTTTCAGCAGGAGCTTTAATTTCTACATCAGCCTCCACCTTCCCAAATAGACTCATTTTTGCAGGTAGTTGTATTACAAGGCCAACTAGTTAGAGGTACTAACAAAACACAATGGCTAGAAGGTAAGGAGAATGTGTTGAGAAAACAGGTAGGGGCATTGCCCTTAAATAGAAGGAAGGAGGTTTTGCATGTCATTTCCTCTAGGGACAACTTCTCGTGGGTTTAGTTGAATAATTCTTTCCACTTTACCATTAAAGTCTTTactcccaaaaaataaatattatttgtgATGTGCATGGCgaaactttttattattatagtCATAAATATGTTTTCAAATATTGTGACTTATTACATCTGCTCCAGTTCTTTTTTAATAGATGCGGATCTAAGTGCTGATAGATGCTATTACATCAATTCGATAGGATGAAAgttgaatatttaaaattagcaataaaaaaataaaaaggaaggtAACCCCCAAAACAACAACTAGAAGTACTGCTTAAAACTATTAAGaattggtcaaataaatgacacAACACATTGAAACAATTGGAGTGGCTGCAAAAGGTTGTAGCAGAGGGATTGTCCTCAATAATGAAACTACCAACAAAGTAATAACTACGGAAAGTGACTAACGCACTATATCAAGGCCAAGGGCAAGTATTGAAAAAGGTTGAATCGGAGCTGTTGGAGATAAGCTTCACCATGCTGTCCAATAAGGGTGGTACTTGGCATGGAAAGGGTGGAAGACACCAAAAAAGAAGTTGCAACCAGATCTATGGTTCCCCAAAGTCAAGAAAAGGTACCAGGTTTGGAGatccaaagagaaagaaaagagagtgcTAACGATCTAACGCGTTGACAAAAAATCGGTTGTGGCATTGACGGCACGTGCTACATATAAGTGCTGGGGAGACACATGTTGCATATGTACTAGAACAGATTGTGGCGGCAGGGGAGCGGAGGATGGTGACGGTGCTAGGTGGCATGCAGATGTGTGGATGAAGCATAATAGATTTGACTTTCAAGTTGcagacaaaagaaagagaaaaaatgaagcaaaaaaaaaagagaagaggaggaggagggaagaTCCTCCTAGGGGACACaataaatttggagaaaaaaaaaatcatagagcATAGGGGAGGAGAAACAGCTCTCGTGATGCATGTAATTGAAGTCACCCCttcttgattttgttagttaaaATGGTTGAAAAGTTAGCCttgtaaaacaattttttgtttttattttcatcgAGATAGTCACATTGGCTAAGAATTTGGCTAGCTGCTTCCGTGCTCAACAAATTTACTAAGCacaatatttcaaaaataatacattaaaaaaacagAGTCAATATGATTCTCTAGTTTTttaaaatagtgaaaataaataaagaataagcatgtaaaatcgaatatcactacaaaaaagccCAATTCCTAGCATTTTTAATACTAGCATAGGGCCAAAGCATCAGTACTTTGACAATTTCTTAGCGTATTTTCTGATACGCCactattcttaaaataaatgcaCGGCGTATATATATACGacattaaataaatttatttccCTAGCGCATGCAAGACATACATTTATACATCAAGAAAGTGCATTTGGTTTAACGTTTTTAATGGCATATACATGTATATGCCAATAATTTCCTATTTGGGGCGCAGgaaattggaaaaaagataatttCACCACATTGTATATATCCCTAAaatctctcatatatatatatatatatatatatatatatatatattttctcacatttatattctaacaaattatCCCTATCTCAATCGCGCGCTATGCCTCTCTCCACCATGAAGCTTGCACCACCGCCATCGATGtgtgtttttcttctctctctcgtttGGGCTTGATTTAATATGTACGATTTTGATTTAGGGTTTTGATTTAGGTATTGTTGGATTTCGATTTATGTGGTGGTTTTGTTGGATTTATGGTTTGAATTTGTTGGAGgctcattcataaaaaaatcctatattttttattgtttgatcaGAAATggcatttcaatttttttctggggtgttttttctgttttttgatcGAATCTAGTGGTatgttttgattcttttatttattcattgttttgtgtttgtttgtttgcagTTTAAGCCATACGGGAAGGACTTCGAGTGGAGGGGTCATCTTTATTGGATCtcctaatatatataacatgccAACTAACTATTAATGAAGAACATATAGAAGACCAAATTAGAGTTTCAAATCAAGTCAGAGATTGCATAAGATAATCTTATCTCATAATCTTGGATTGTTTTGATTGTATTCAGTTTattttaagagatatgatagggGTTTAACTGAGTCCCATCTAAGATCCAACTTTTGTGgatatatgttttgatttttgtctatttttaaaaattttaattttaaaccgGACACAACTCTTATGTACTGTGCCACTGTAAACTTTTGTGaacatatgttttgatttttgtctcttttttaaaattttaattttgaaccTAACACAATTCTTATGTAGCTTTGTACCGCGTAAATAAAAGTTTGGTCTTAGATAGGGTTCAGTTGAACCCCTATCATATCtcttattttaattgtatattttttgaatACTTGTAACGG
This window encodes:
- the LOC132177323 gene encoding MLP-like protein 28; protein product: MSLFGKVEADVEIKAPAEKFHELLSGRPHHISNVCPDKVQGCALHEGDWGNEGSVIYWDYVHDGQAKGAKEKIEAIDDTNKSVTFKVIEGDLLQEYKSFKIIVQATPKGGGSLVHWSLEYEKLKEDVPEPNTLLQLLIDISKDIGAHLTA